In Leptospira langatensis, a single window of DNA contains:
- a CDS encoding adenosine deaminase gives MSTKEFGSGLGFADLHNHLYGSLRPELLWKMGLENPSPRWEIFTKPFQELYGKRIHTETFFEDYKAKEDFEKIYLFNHQGPFPEFQAKFNLIIALSKFNPEEIRSVSKRVTKDQFEEGVTFGEYRIMYAPNDTYEGIYSKTLAACEGFAEAEAELGDKASSRLVISLHRDGDVFREYDMVKEMMEKNSLIRKYTVGLDFCYIEEGFPPKDKKEFLGQVQKDNRAETSTALTVLYHVGESFQDKTLLSASRWVLESAEWGAHRLGHAIALGMDPNAYAGKTVTETSSERKDTLLYLLDHWEEVSKYGEISSRERLSSELDSIRHKEKMEISITETQVSETKAFQEYCMDRIRNTHAIIESCPSSNEYIGMVRDRAHHPLIRFARHGLKFTISTDDPGIFGTDIREEYRKAESLGLSQDQLEKVRRDSFLYTSEILSGRIPVNDEAYSG, from the coding sequence ATGAGTACAAAAGAATTCGGTTCGGGGCTTGGCTTTGCGGACCTTCATAATCATTTATATGGTAGCTTGAGGCCTGAGCTACTTTGGAAGATGGGATTGGAAAATCCTTCTCCTCGTTGGGAAATCTTTACGAAACCCTTCCAAGAACTTTACGGAAAGAGGATCCACACTGAGACTTTCTTCGAAGACTATAAAGCGAAAGAAGATTTCGAAAAGATCTATCTTTTCAACCACCAAGGACCCTTTCCTGAGTTCCAAGCTAAGTTCAATCTGATCATAGCTCTTTCCAAATTCAATCCGGAAGAGATCCGATCCGTTTCCAAGCGAGTAACCAAAGATCAATTCGAAGAAGGTGTTACTTTCGGGGAATACAGGATCATGTATGCTCCGAATGATACGTACGAAGGGATCTATTCTAAAACATTGGCTGCTTGTGAGGGATTTGCAGAAGCAGAGGCCGAACTCGGTGACAAGGCTTCTTCTCGTTTAGTGATCTCCTTGCATAGGGATGGGGATGTGTTCCGCGAATACGATATGGTCAAGGAGATGATGGAAAAGAATTCCTTGATCCGAAAGTATACAGTTGGATTAGATTTTTGTTATATAGAAGAAGGATTTCCCCCGAAGGACAAAAAGGAATTCCTCGGCCAAGTCCAGAAGGACAATCGGGCCGAAACTTCCACTGCGCTGACTGTCCTCTATCATGTGGGAGAATCCTTTCAAGACAAGACCCTTCTTTCTGCGTCTCGTTGGGTCTTGGAATCCGCAGAATGGGGAGCACATCGGTTGGGTCATGCGATCGCTCTAGGAATGGATCCGAACGCGTATGCAGGTAAGACCGTGACGGAAACTTCTTCCGAAAGAAAGGATACTCTGCTATACCTTTTGGATCATTGGGAAGAAGTCTCTAAATACGGAGAGATCTCCTCAAGAGAGAGACTGAGCTCCGAATTGGATTCTATCCGACATAAGGAAAAGATGGAAATTTCGATTACGGAAACCCAGGTATCGGAAACAAAGGCATTTCAAGAATATTGTATGGATCGTATTCGAAATACTCACGCAATCATAGAGTCCTGTCCGAGTTCCAACGAATACATTGGAATGGTTCGAGATAGGGCGCATCATCCTTTGATCCGTTTTGCACGTCACGGTTTGAAATTTACGATCTCCACGGATGATCCTGGAATATTCGGAACGGATATCAGGGAAGAATACCGCAAGGCGGAATCCTTAGGTTTAAGCCAGGACCAATTGGAGAAGGTGAGAAGAGATTCTTTCTTATATACTTCGGAAATCCTCTCCGGAAGGATCCCAGTGAATGACGAGGCTTATTCCGGATGA
- a CDS encoding MATE family efflux transporter — protein sequence MGPIYKKIRRSYRASRLNVKILSLALPVVFGMLSQSLVWITDTIMIGYLGQNAIAAVGIAGTSYYTLIAFLIGFSMGVQIIVARRFGEGRKDQIGKVGVTTAYFSIFLGCMLSFSGPIIAQPLMNLIGPDPTVSTLATEYLSFRVLGSGFYFLGFCFRGFLDGLGFTKAGFVSMAVTTLANIFFNWVFIYGNLGAPSMGIAGAGLASSIAGLAGLLVFPIFFFHYRVNEYFQRISLLPSWEHLKEIVKVGLPPGFEEGFVNVAFVLFAKIQGMISVIAIAASNVLFSTLSFAFLPGYAFGVAATTILGQAMGAKKYKLAYHSAFRSAFISAHVMGIIGLCFIFYGKEIIKLITHDPALIEECYPVLILIGVIQIGDAYHMVLGAALRGAGMQTYVFRIYILLTYALMLPCAYLFGIIWKGGTFGIWAGIFVWIASLSLVFIYEFRKKNWVKGTV from the coding sequence TTGGGTCCTATATATAAAAAAATACGCCGATCTTACAGAGCTAGTAGATTAAACGTTAAAATTCTTTCCTTAGCCTTGCCGGTCGTCTTTGGAATGCTAAGCCAATCCCTGGTCTGGATCACCGATACGATCATGATCGGTTATCTAGGACAGAACGCCATCGCAGCCGTTGGGATCGCAGGCACAAGTTATTACACATTGATCGCCTTTCTGATCGGATTCTCCATGGGAGTACAGATCATCGTAGCTCGCAGATTTGGAGAAGGAAGAAAAGACCAGATCGGAAAGGTAGGAGTGACCACCGCGTATTTCTCCATCTTCTTAGGATGTATGCTCTCCTTCTCCGGCCCTATTATAGCTCAGCCTTTAATGAACCTGATCGGCCCGGATCCTACGGTAAGCACTCTTGCAACGGAGTATCTATCCTTCCGGGTCTTAGGAAGCGGATTCTATTTTCTAGGATTTTGCTTCCGAGGATTTTTAGACGGACTAGGATTCACAAAGGCCGGCTTCGTATCCATGGCAGTTACCACCTTGGCGAATATATTCTTCAATTGGGTCTTTATCTACGGAAATCTAGGGGCACCTTCCATGGGGATCGCCGGTGCCGGACTGGCTTCTTCTATCGCTGGGCTCGCAGGATTACTTGTATTCCCTATATTCTTTTTTCATTATAGAGTAAACGAATACTTTCAAAGAATTAGCCTACTCCCAAGTTGGGAACATCTAAAAGAGATTGTAAAAGTAGGATTGCCTCCCGGCTTCGAAGAAGGATTCGTAAATGTGGCCTTCGTATTGTTCGCCAAGATCCAAGGAATGATCTCAGTCATCGCGATCGCGGCATCCAATGTCCTATTCTCGACCTTGAGCTTCGCCTTCCTTCCCGGATACGCATTCGGCGTGGCGGCCACTACGATCTTGGGGCAGGCAATGGGTGCCAAGAAATACAAACTCGCATATCATTCCGCATTCCGCTCTGCATTCATCTCGGCCCATGTTATGGGGATCATAGGCCTTTGCTTTATCTTTTACGGAAAAGAGATCATAAAACTGATCACCCACGATCCGGCACTGATCGAAGAATGCTATCCTGTGCTCATTCTCATCGGGGTCATACAGATCGGAGACGCATATCATATGGTCCTAGGCGCGGCACTCAGAGGAGCAGGAATGCAAACCTACGTATTCCGAATCTACATCTTACTAACGTATGCCCTTATGTTACCTTGCGCCTATCTTTTTGGGATCATATGGAAAGGAGGAACTTTCGGGATCTGGGCAGGAATATTCGTATGGATCGCGAGCCTTTCCCTTGTATTTATATACGAATTCAGAAAGAAGAATTGGGTGAAGGGAACGGTTTAA
- the gmd gene encoding GDP-mannose 4,6-dehydratase — translation MKKALITGITGQDGSYLTELLLEKNYEVHGIVRRTSSLNRDRIEHLRGNSNLSLHYGDLTDSSNLNRILEKVQPDEIYNLAAQSHVGVSFEVPEYTAEVDAVGTLRILDAIKQTGVKSRFYQASTSELYGKVQAIPQDEKTPFYPRSPYAVAKLYAYWAVVNYREAFGLHASNGVLFNHESPRRGEGFVTRKITLGVAGIVSGKSGAIRLGNLDSKRDWGYAPDYVNMMWMMLQQDQPDDYVVATNETHTVREFIEESFRHLDIQVDWKGSGDQEKGYDKKSGKLLIEVDPSFYRPTEVDLLIGNPAKAKAKLGWEPKVKFKELVEIMIKADCKAVGIHI, via the coding sequence ATGAAAAAGGCGCTTATCACAGGGATCACCGGCCAAGACGGATCCTATCTTACAGAGTTACTCTTGGAGAAAAATTACGAGGTGCACGGGATTGTCCGTAGAACTAGCTCTTTGAATAGAGATAGGATCGAGCATCTAAGAGGGAATTCTAACCTTTCCTTGCATTATGGTGATTTAACCGATTCCAGTAACTTGAACCGGATCCTGGAGAAGGTACAGCCGGACGAAATTTATAATCTAGCCGCTCAGTCTCACGTAGGAGTTTCCTTCGAAGTCCCGGAATACACTGCAGAAGTGGATGCTGTAGGAACTCTGAGGATCCTAGACGCAATCAAACAAACCGGGGTGAAATCCAGATTCTACCAAGCTTCCACTTCCGAGCTATACGGAAAAGTGCAGGCAATTCCCCAAGACGAAAAGACTCCCTTCTATCCTAGATCTCCGTATGCAGTCGCAAAATTATACGCATACTGGGCAGTCGTAAACTATAGAGAGGCATTCGGATTGCATGCCTCTAACGGAGTCCTATTCAATCACGAATCCCCAAGGCGCGGAGAAGGTTTCGTAACCCGCAAGATCACTCTCGGAGTCGCAGGGATCGTTTCCGGAAAAAGCGGAGCCATTCGATTGGGAAATCTAGACTCTAAGAGAGACTGGGGATATGCACCCGATTATGTAAACATGATGTGGATGATGTTGCAACAAGATCAACCGGACGATTACGTAGTCGCGACCAACGAAACTCACACCGTCCGCGAATTCATCGAAGAATCTTTCCGACATCTGGACATCCAAGTCGACTGGAAAGGAAGCGGAGACCAAGAAAAAGGATACGATAAGAAGAGCGGAAAACTCTTAATCGAAGTAGATCCTTCTTTCTACAGACCTACGGAAGTGGATCTACTGATCGGAAATCCTGCTAAGGCAAAAGCCAAGTTAGGCTGGGAACCGAAAGTGAAATTCAAGGAACTCGTAGAGATCATGATCAAAGCGGATTGCAAAGCGGTAGGCATCCATATCTAA
- a CDS encoding DNA-3-methyladenine glycosylase family protein, translating into MDRDARLRKAVLWLKKKDPKLKRIIERVGPCTLTMMGRPYPVLLRAVISQQLSNKAAATMMDRVKEYYGNGKNFPDAKTLAGLSVVKLRKAGLSVAKSETLRRIANAYLDGSISDRKLSKLQDQEVLDLLCGIKGIGPWTAEMVLMFSLDRWDHFSLNDLILRKGIQRNYGIDENSKKEILEFTAGFSPYRTIVCWYLWRDHAAGI; encoded by the coding sequence ATGGATCGGGACGCGAGATTACGCAAAGCGGTACTCTGGCTCAAGAAGAAGGATCCAAAACTTAAACGTATCATAGAACGGGTCGGTCCATGCACCTTAACGATGATGGGAAGGCCTTATCCTGTTCTGTTGAGAGCAGTCATTAGCCAACAGCTTTCCAATAAGGCCGCGGCCACCATGATGGATCGTGTCAAAGAATATTATGGAAATGGAAAGAACTTCCCGGATGCAAAGACCCTGGCGGGCTTATCTGTCGTCAAGCTACGCAAGGCAGGTCTTTCCGTCGCAAAGAGCGAAACATTAAGAAGAATCGCGAATGCATACTTAGATGGGTCCATTTCCGATCGAAAACTTTCCAAACTCCAAGACCAAGAAGTCCTGGACCTTCTCTGCGGCATAAAAGGGATCGGACCTTGGACCGCAGAAATGGTGCTGATGTTTTCTCTAGATCGATGGGACCATTTTTCCTTGAACGATCTGATCTTGCGAAAAGGTATCCAAAGAAATTATGGGATCGATGAGAACTCCAAGAAGGAAATTCTGGAGTTCACTGCGGGCTTTTCTCCATATAGGACAATTGTATGTTGGTATTTATGGAGGGACCACGCGGCCGGGATCTGA
- a CDS encoding Crp/Fnr family transcriptional regulator: MSNGFFQIVNYPKGSYVIVEGKKEAHNFFIIRQGKVRVARENQVVGEDPNQLLGPGDFFGVVAAMSQHAQIESAIALTDVSLIQVSYDQFGTLIQKNTPVAMKIIRYFSMKLRQFDSTITRLTFRSAVEEDPNQLFAIGEYYFNQKNTLHAAYAFQKYLQYLPNGQFATQAKLKLQTVNQPVAPPPIDYTKFNRAYGDNEMIFCEHEPGRELYIIQHGRVKITKIVDSNEVLLAVLQSGDIFGEMALLDNKPRSASAIAWGEVQLLAINKANFEGMVKAQPQLATRLITLLSERIWTAYKQLANLLITDPQGRIADTLMTLVEKNRVKVVPKSNYNFEIGTKDLIKMVGLTYPKDENLVLDLISKNKFIKLDQGKISCTDLVELEKLVQAFRKKSQIDAKIKKRA, translated from the coding sequence ATGTCCAACGGCTTCTTTCAAATCGTGAATTACCCTAAGGGGTCCTATGTCATCGTCGAAGGCAAGAAAGAAGCCCATAATTTCTTCATAATCAGACAGGGCAAGGTTCGGGTCGCTCGAGAGAACCAAGTGGTGGGCGAGGATCCGAATCAACTTTTAGGCCCTGGGGACTTCTTCGGAGTAGTAGCTGCGATGAGCCAGCACGCTCAGATCGAATCCGCGATCGCGCTCACAGATGTTTCTCTAATTCAAGTCAGTTACGATCAGTTCGGTACCCTGATCCAGAAAAATACTCCGGTAGCGATGAAGATCATTCGCTACTTCTCTATGAAATTGAGACAGTTCGACTCGACGATCACTCGTCTGACGTTCCGTTCTGCGGTCGAAGAGGATCCGAACCAATTATTTGCGATCGGCGAGTATTACTTTAATCAGAAGAATACTCTTCATGCGGCTTACGCATTCCAAAAATATCTGCAATATCTTCCCAATGGTCAGTTTGCTACTCAGGCGAAACTGAAATTACAGACTGTTAATCAACCAGTAGCTCCGCCTCCTATCGATTATACTAAATTCAATCGTGCATACGGCGATAATGAGATGATCTTCTGCGAGCATGAACCCGGTAGAGAGTTATACATTATCCAGCACGGTAGGGTAAAGATCACTAAGATCGTGGACTCGAATGAAGTGCTATTAGCAGTTCTACAAAGCGGGGACATTTTCGGTGAGATGGCTCTTTTGGATAATAAACCTCGCTCCGCTTCTGCGATCGCTTGGGGAGAAGTACAACTTCTCGCGATCAATAAGGCCAACTTCGAGGGAATGGTCAAGGCTCAGCCTCAACTTGCAACTAGACTGATCACTCTTCTTTCCGAAAGGATTTGGACTGCATATAAGCAGCTTGCTAACTTGTTGATCACCGATCCGCAAGGAAGGATTGCGGATACTCTAATGACTCTTGTAGAGAAGAATAGAGTGAAAGTGGTCCCTAAATCCAATTATAATTTCGAGATTGGTACCAAGGACTTGATCAAGATGGTAGGTTTGACTTATCCTAAGGATGAGAACCTTGTACTCGATCTTATTTCTAAAAACAAGTTCATCAAATTAGACCAAGGAAAGATCTCCTGCACCGACTTAGTAGAGTTGGAGAAATTGGTCCAAGCATTCCGCAAAAAATCTCAGATAGACGCCAAGATCAAAAAACGGGCTTAG
- a CDS encoding tetratricopeptide repeat protein: MFSGFYFNEGKSFPTSSNSSASRLSLIAFFLLLLLLPLSIFSQGETPSKQGPSDPDILFRVAEEAYKDRRFFQSIESLRNFLVLYPGNSKKTRVLSLLRDCFLKLDRPEKALEVSLDLYKMEPTGESGLESYLEAGRLLARMGEIDQAKQIFSSICRQSYSRAVAEKAALEFSGIDLLSERDEPSPEGESCREK, from the coding sequence TTGTTTTCCGGATTTTATTTCAACGAAGGGAAATCCTTCCCAACTTCTTCCAATTCATCGGCGTCTCGCCTTTCTCTGATCGCCTTCTTCCTATTGCTCTTACTTCTTCCTTTGTCGATCTTCTCACAAGGGGAAACTCCTTCTAAACAAGGCCCTTCCGATCCGGATATACTCTTTCGAGTTGCGGAAGAAGCATATAAGGATCGTCGCTTCTTTCAATCCATCGAAAGTCTTCGGAATTTTCTGGTACTTTACCCCGGGAATTCGAAGAAAACCAGAGTTCTCTCCCTTCTCCGGGATTGTTTTCTGAAATTGGATCGCCCTGAGAAAGCATTAGAAGTGAGTCTGGACCTCTACAAAATGGAACCTACGGGAGAATCGGGTCTAGAATCCTACTTGGAAGCCGGACGGCTATTAGCCAGGATGGGAGAAATTGACCAAGCGAAGCAGATTTTCTCTTCGATTTGCAGGCAATCCTACTCCAGAGCTGTGGCAGAAAAAGCAGCACTTGAGTTTTCGGGAATTGATTTGCTTTCCGAAAGGGACGAGCCTTCTCCCGAAGGGGAATCTTGCCGCGAAAAATAA
- a CDS encoding LIC10235 family protein, which yields MKPKKVTNDDLEKIIAGVKTQAVEAIGNYLYKGFRIQVSKYNLSGAERVQLLYQRRRKEGLCIVCGTKVGKKNPSTGRLYRLCEFHRKKIDKKK from the coding sequence ATGAAACCAAAGAAAGTCACTAACGATGATTTGGAAAAGATCATCGCCGGGGTTAAGACTCAAGCAGTGGAAGCTATTGGGAATTACCTCTACAAAGGATTTCGCATACAGGTTAGTAAATATAACCTGTCAGGGGCGGAGAGGGTTCAGCTCCTTTACCAAAGGAGAAGAAAAGAAGGTCTTTGTATCGTCTGCGGAACCAAGGTGGGTAAGAAAAACCCGTCTACTGGAAGGTTATATCGCCTCTGCGAATTCCACCGGAAGAAAATAGATAAAAAAAAGTAA